Proteins found in one Pongo pygmaeus isolate AG05252 chromosome 8, NHGRI_mPonPyg2-v2.0_pri, whole genome shotgun sequence genomic segment:
- the LOC129045056 gene encoding LOW QUALITY PROTEIN: talanin (The sequence of the model RefSeq protein was modified relative to this genomic sequence to represent the inferred CDS: inserted 1 base in 1 codon; deleted 1 base in 1 codon), whose protein sequence is MSKCWNTERNQTDKNPCLHGAYLQLRETVKNKSTHLKKPLMKQAPPWKDHLVFQPLHPAERKTQVWCWQSGNSSDLETTSSASPWPTGSNRDVVLNALAESCCGLSELITAPPYAGVSIQGFSQIWVLFPFXGGTFHHNEKDVLGLQDIEREEVSTSQSRNISLLTLGQLQNCVIGKSTIIGLLTEHLLVVRHGVICFPWGLPSSS, encoded by the exons ATGTCGAA GTGCTGGAATACAGAGAGGAACCAAACAGATAAAAATCCTTGCCTGCACGGAGCTTACCTTCAGCTAAGGGAGACAGTCAAAAACAAG TCAACACATCTAAAGAAGCCACTGATGAAACAGGCT CCCCCTTGGAAAGACCATCTCGTCTTCCAACCTCTCCATCCTGCAGAGAGGAAAACCCAAGTTTGGTGTTGGCAGTCAGGTAATTCATCAGATCTGGAAACCACCTCATCAGCATCCCCCTGGCCGACTGGAAGCAACCGTGACGTTGTGCTGAACGCACTTGCAGAGTCGTGCTGTGGTCTCTCTGAGCTCATCACAGCACCTCCCTATGCAGGAGTTTCAATTCAAG GATTTAGCCAAATTTGGGTGCTATTTCCCT TGGGGGGGACTTTTCATCACAATGAGAAGGATGTCTTAGGACTCCAGGACATTGAGAG GGAGGAAG TCTCTACAAGTCAAAGCAGGAATATCAGCCTTCTTACACTTGGACAACTCCAAAACTGTGTGattg GCAAATCGACAATCATTGGTTTGTTGACTGAACATCTGTTAGTTGTAAGGCACGGTGTCATATGCTTTCCTTGGGGCTTGCCTTCAAGCAGCTaa